The sequence AGTAAAACTTCTCCAATTTCTTCAAGATAAGAGTTTTTATCGTGTTGGAGGAACAAGGAAGATTAAAATTGAAACCAGAATAATAGCTGCTACAAATAAAAATTTAGAGGAAGAAATGCTTAGAGGAAGATTTAGGGAAGATCTATATTACAGGATAAATGTATTTCCCATATATATACCTCCTTTAAGAGAAAGAAAAAATGATATATACCCATTAGTAAATTCAATGCTTCCAAATATTTGTAAGAGAATTGGAAGTGAAGATAAAAGGATGTCTGGGGAAGCATTCAATATGCTTTTAAAATACCAATGGCCCGGGAATGTAAGAGAATTGGAAAATATTCTTGAAAGGGCAATAAATTTATCAGAGGGTAGTACCATTTTGTCCAAGAATTTGACCATAAATATAAAAGAACAGGATAATTTTAACGGGGATAGGATAGTTCCCTTAAGGGATATTGTAAAATATTATGAAAAGAAATCAATAGAAAATGCTCTTAAATATTTTAATGGGGATAAGAAAAAAGCAATGAATGCTTTAGACGTAAGCAAAACTACTTTTTATGAGAAGCTGAGAAAATATTCAATTAATTAATGCGGAAATAAGGAATATGTACTTTTTTTAGGAAAAAATTTTAATGTTGATATAATGAAAAAATTCCAATAGCTATTGAATTAATTTGATTTTTTTATTACGAAAATTCGGAAAATAATATTTTGAGAATGCCTTTTTTATAACCCATAGGAAAGTCATGATCTCCTTAATATATGGTTGAACTAAAATGGGTTTCAAGGAATGTATCCTTAGTATATTAAGATTTGATAGAAGCTTTTTTTATATTAAAAATAGGAGTATGTAATGGATATCAGAATTGGCATATTAATTGCTTAAATTAACATAAAAGAAATTTCAGAAAATTCTTATATTGTTTTACTATGAATAATTAATTAAGGAGGTATCAAAAAATATAGGGCTGCGATTAAAATATTAGAGGGGGGATGATACGGTATGAAAAGAATAATGGCTTTAACTATGGCATTACTGATTTTTTTGGTTGGCTGCGGATCAAGCAAAGAAGGGGACGACGAAGCACCTCAGGAGTACACGACAGCTTATGCGCAGGAAATAGAGACTTTAAATTATCTGGTTACCGCATCGGAAGTAGAATATGGGCTGGCGGCTAATCTGATAGATACTTTAGTTGATTATGACAGATATGGAGTGATAGTGCCTTGTTTGGCAACTGAATGGAAATTATCCGACGATAATTTGACATGGACGTTTAAAATTCGTGAAGGAGTTAAATGGGTAACTAATGAAGGCAAAGAATATGCAGAGGCTACGGCACAGGATTTTGTAGATGCTATGAAGTATATTTTGGATTCCAAAAACGAATCCCAAACGGCTAATGTAGTTTATGGCGTTATCAAAAATGCGGAAAAATATTATAATCAAGAGATTACGGATTTTGAAGAAGTGGGAGTAAAAGCGGTAGATAAATATACTCTTCAATATACTCTTGAAAAGCCTACACCTTATTTTTTGTCAATGCTTAATTATTCGTGTTTCTTCCCTGTTAACGGAAAGTTTTTAGCCGAAAAGGGAGATAGATTCGGTACGGACAATACGAATATTTTATACAATGGCGCTTATATACTGGAAACCTTTGAGCCTCAGATCAGAAGGATTCTTGTTAAAAATGAAAATTACTGGGATAAAGACAATATCTTTATTGCGAATATAAACTATATATATAATAAGGAATCATCTACTTTATCGCCGGAACTGTTCCTTCGAGGAGAAGTAAGCTATGCCGATATTCCTTCTTCGGCTCTTGATGAATGGATGAAGGATTCTGAAAAAGAAGCTCAAATTCGTCCCAATAGAACCAGTTTCTTTACTTATTTTTATGCATTCAATTTTGACCCTAAATTTTCAGAAGAATATGAACCACAGAATTGGAAAATTGCAGTTAATAATGTAAATTTCCGCAAATCAATATTTCATGCTTTAGACAGAAAAGCAGCTATGCTCACTGAAGAGCCTTATGATCCCGAAAAGCGGATAAGTAACACAATAACGCCTAAAAATTTTGTAAGTGTAGATGGAGTTGATTACACTCAATTGGATGGTTTGGCCGAGATTTCAAATACCGATTCTTTCAATAAGGATTTGACTTTGAAATATAAAGAAAAAGCGGTAACGGAGCTTAAAGAGGCAGGAGCAACATTGCCGATAAAGATATTAATGCCTTACAATACAAATAGTACAGAATGGGCTAATCGTGCTCAAGTAGTGGAACAACAACTTGAAGGCTTGCTTGGCAAAGATTATATTGATGTAATAATAGACTCAAAACCACCTACAGGATTTTTGGGAGAAGTGAGGCGTGCAGGAAAATATGCAATTCTTGAATGTAATTGGGGACCGGACTATGCCGATCCGGAAACGTATACAGGGCCTTTTATGGAGGAAGGAACATATAACTGGCCTGAATTAGCAGAAGGTTATAAAGAATCTAACGGTAAAAATAAATATGAAAATATGATAGTGGCAGCAAGAAATGAAGTATTAGATATTAAAAAGAGATATACATTATTTGCAGAGGCAGAAAGTTTCTTTATAGATGAGGCTTTTGTTATTCCTTATGCAATTGGCGGCGGCGGATATTCGGCTTCTAAATTGAACCCCTTTGAATCTCCTTATTCACCCTTCGGCGTTTCTTCTTTAAGGTTTAAAGGACAAAAGGTTATGGAGAAGTCAATGAATTCGGAAGAATATGATAAACAATTGAAACAATGGGAGGAGAACCGTACTAAGGCATTAAAAGAAGCAGGTCAATAGAATAAGAGGTGAATGAAATTAATGCAAGGGCTATAGCCATAGTCCTTGCATTAAAATTAACTTATATTGCGATCCTTTGAAAGCATAATTATCGGATGATAATCGGAAAGGAAGGAGAAACATGTTAAAATATTCGTTAAAAAGATTATTTCAATCTATGGTTACGCTATTAATTGTTATAACAATAGTTTTTTTCTTATTGCGTCTGATGCCGGAAGAGGGATATTTTGGAGATAGTTATGAAAAACTTGATGAAGCACAAAAGGAAGCAATATTAACTGGCATGGGACTTAGAGACCCTCTGCACGTACAATTAGTAAATTTTTATAAAAACATTTTATCGGGAGATTTAGGAACATCGACCATATATAGGCCTAAAGTGCCTGTAATAGAAATACTCAAGAGTAAAATCCCATATTCTCTTGAGTTTGGGTTGTCTGCTATGGCAATTTCGTTGATTTGTGGAGTGTCTATGGGAATACTGATGGCACGAAGTAAAAATAAAGTTTGGGATAAAATCGGAACGGGATATATTGTAATTATAAATGCTGTTCCCGCGGCAGTTTATTATTTATTTATTCAACTTTATGCCACTGATATTTTTAAGCTTCCGATTCTTTTTAAACAAAGTGATCACCTTAGCTGGATACTTCCCGTTATTTCCATGTCCTTAGGAAGCACGGCTTCTTATGCCATGTGGATGAGAAGATACATGGTAGATGAATTAAATAGGGATTATGTAAAATTAGCAAGGGCTAAGGGATTTAAAGATAAAAAAGTCATGGTGAAGCATGTTTTGAGAAATGCCTTTGTGCCTATGGCACAATATTTACCTGCTTCCCTTTTGTATACCATATCCGGTTCCATATATATAGAATCCTTATATTCAATACCCGGAATGGGAGGTCTTCTTGTAACGGCTATTCAAAGGCAGGATAATCCTTTGGTTCAGTCACTTGTTCTTATTTATTCTTCAATAGGCATAATTGGCCTTTTCCTTGGAGATATACTTATGGCATCCTTTGATCCCCGTATTAAATTAGAAGGCAAGGGAGGTGCGAGATAATGGGAATAGGAAACAAAAAAATAACTAAGCTCGCTGAAGGGATCAACGAATCTATTAAAACGGATGAAGCCTTGTTTGATTTTGAGGAATATGATGATTCCTTGGCAGAACGTACAGGATATTCCAATTACTCTTACTGGAGGTCCACATTTTATGTGTTTATAAAAAATAGAGCCGCGTTATTTTTTTTAATCATAATGATCGCTCTTTTAGTTTTTACATTTATTCAGCCTATACTTCCCAATCAAAAGTCACCTACTCAAATTTATATTGATCCGGCTACCAATATGCAGCTTAGGAATCATCCTCCCGATTCGGAATTTATATTTGGGACAAATTCCATAGGTCAAGATCTCTGGTCCCGTATATGGAGCGGAACCCGTACCTCTTTAATGATTGGACTTTTAGTAGCTATATGGCAAGCTATAGCGGGAATTACCATAGGGGCATTGTGGGGCTATGTCAGAAGTCTTGATCGTTTTATTACTGAGGCTTATAATGTCATTGATAATATACCTACAACTATAATTTTGATATTGCTGACCTATATAATGCGTCCCAGCATAGGGACATTAGTTTTTGCAATGTGCATAACCGGATGGCGCGGAATGGCATTGTTTGTCCGTAATCAAATAGTAATTATAAGGGACAGAGAATATAATTTAGCATCTAAATGTCTCGGAACTCCAACTCGAAGAATTATAACCAGGAACCTTCTTCCCTATTTAGTTTCCGTTATTATGCTGAGAATGGCTTTAGCTATTCCGGAAGCCATAGGTTCCGAAGTATTCTTGACTTATATAGGCCTCGGGTTGCCAATAAGTATTCCATCCTTAGGGAATCTGATAAATGAGGGTAGAGTTGTTATGATGGTCTCATCGTTGCGTTATCAGCTAATATTTCCTGCAATAGTTATATCAATTATAACAATATCTTTTTATGTAATCGGAAATGTATTTGCCGATGCGGCTGATCCAAGAAATCACATATAGGAGGGGATGATATGATGGAAGAGAATGTTATATTATCCGTAAAAGACCTTGTAGTTAAATTTAAATTAAGAGGGAGGATTTTAACGGCTATAAGAGGGATATCTTTGGATGCATATGAGGGCGAAAGCTTAGCAATAGTAGGAGAATCAGGATCAGGCAAATCAGTTTTTACTAAGACCTTTATGGGGCTTTTGGATAAGAACGGATGGGTGGACTTCGGAAGCATAGAATATAAGGGTAAAGATATAACAAAATATAAAACTGAAAATGATTGGATAAAAATTAGAGGGAAAGAAATAGCAATGGTATTTCAAGAACCCATGACTTCTTTAAATCCTCTTAAAACCATTGGAAAACAAGTTGAAGAGACTATAATTCTTCATCAAGGGTTAAGAGGGGAAAATGCTAGAAAAGCAGCGGTGGATATTCTCAAGGATGTAGGAATTCCTGAACCGGCGAAAAGATATTCCCAATACCCTCATGAGTTTTCAGGAGGCATGAGACAGAGGGTTGTTATAGCGATTGCTATTGCCTGCAGACCCAATATTCTTATATGTGATGAACCTACTACTGCCCTGGATGTGACTATACAAGCGCAGATATTGGAACTTTTAAAAAACTTAAAAAGAAAATATAGCCTCACCATTATATATATTACTCATGATTTGGGAGTAGTAGCTAATGTGGCAGACAGAATTGCCGTTATGTATGCCGGTGATGTTGTTGAAATAGGTACTTGTGAAGAGGTTTTTTATAATCCTCAGCACCCTTATACCTGGGCACTTTTGTCATCCCTTCCTCAGTTGGGGATTAAAGGCAAGGAGTTGTATACTATTAAAGGAACTCCTCCCAATTTGTTTAATGAGATAAAGGGAGATGCATTTGCTCCTCGTAATCCGAGAGCGTTAAAAATAGATTTTATTAAAAAGCCTCCTTATTTTTCAGTAAGTCCTACTCACAAAGTTAAAACTTGGCTTTTGGATCCCCGTGCTCCAAAGGTAGAGCCGCCGGAGTCCATAAAGATGTTGAGGTCGCAATGGAAGGTGAATAATAATGGAATATAATAAGAGAGAAGTACTATTGGAAGTTAACAATTTATGCATAGAATTCGGAAGAAAAAAGAAAAACAGATTTAGAGCCGTTGATAATGTGACTTTTGAGATTTATAAAGGTGAGACTTTTGGACTTGTAGGAGAATCCGGCTCTGGGAAGACCACTATAGGGAGAGCAATTATGAGATTAAATGAAACATCTAAAGGGGATATAATTTTTAAAGGTCACCGTATTAATGGCAAGATCGGTAAAGAAATGGATAAGGAATTAACCAAAGAAATTCAGATGATATTCCAAGATCCTATGGCATCTCTTAATGAAAGAGCAAAAGTGGATTATATAGTATCGGAAGGATTATATAACATAAAAAATTATAAGAATGAAAAGGAGAGAAAAGAAAAAGTTGAAAATGCTCTTTTAGACGTAGGGCTTATTCCGGAGTTTGCCAGTAGGTTTCCCCATGAATTTTCGGGAGGGCAGAGACAAAGAATAGGAATTGCAAGAGCTTTAGTAATGGAACCGGAATTTAT is a genomic window of Acidilutibacter cellobiosedens containing:
- a CDS encoding peptide ABC transporter substrate-binding protein, whose product is MKRIMALTMALLIFLVGCGSSKEGDDEAPQEYTTAYAQEIETLNYLVTASEVEYGLAANLIDTLVDYDRYGVIVPCLATEWKLSDDNLTWTFKIREGVKWVTNEGKEYAEATAQDFVDAMKYILDSKNESQTANVVYGVIKNAEKYYNQEITDFEEVGVKAVDKYTLQYTLEKPTPYFLSMLNYSCFFPVNGKFLAEKGDRFGTDNTNILYNGAYILETFEPQIRRILVKNENYWDKDNIFIANINYIYNKESSTLSPELFLRGEVSYADIPSSALDEWMKDSEKEAQIRPNRTSFFTYFYAFNFDPKFSEEYEPQNWKIAVNNVNFRKSIFHALDRKAAMLTEEPYDPEKRISNTITPKNFVSVDGVDYTQLDGLAEISNTDSFNKDLTLKYKEKAVTELKEAGATLPIKILMPYNTNSTEWANRAQVVEQQLEGLLGKDYIDVIIDSKPPTGFLGEVRRAGKYAILECNWGPDYADPETYTGPFMEEGTYNWPELAEGYKESNGKNKYENMIVAARNEVLDIKKRYTLFAEAESFFIDEAFVIPYAIGGGGYSASKLNPFESPYSPFGVSSLRFKGQKVMEKSMNSEEYDKQLKQWEENRTKALKEAGQ
- a CDS encoding ABC transporter permease — translated: MLKYSLKRLFQSMVTLLIVITIVFFLLRLMPEEGYFGDSYEKLDEAQKEAILTGMGLRDPLHVQLVNFYKNILSGDLGTSTIYRPKVPVIEILKSKIPYSLEFGLSAMAISLICGVSMGILMARSKNKVWDKIGTGYIVIINAVPAAVYYLFIQLYATDIFKLPILFKQSDHLSWILPVISMSLGSTASYAMWMRRYMVDELNRDYVKLARAKGFKDKKVMVKHVLRNAFVPMAQYLPASLLYTISGSIYIESLYSIPGMGGLLVTAIQRQDNPLVQSLVLIYSSIGIIGLFLGDILMASFDPRIKLEGKGGAR
- a CDS encoding ABC transporter permease, whose translation is MGIGNKKITKLAEGINESIKTDEALFDFEEYDDSLAERTGYSNYSYWRSTFYVFIKNRAALFFLIIMIALLVFTFIQPILPNQKSPTQIYIDPATNMQLRNHPPDSEFIFGTNSIGQDLWSRIWSGTRTSLMIGLLVAIWQAIAGITIGALWGYVRSLDRFITEAYNVIDNIPTTIILILLTYIMRPSIGTLVFAMCITGWRGMALFVRNQIVIIRDREYNLASKCLGTPTRRIITRNLLPYLVSVIMLRMALAIPEAIGSEVFLTYIGLGLPISIPSLGNLINEGRVVMMVSSLRYQLIFPAIVISIITISFYVIGNVFADAADPRNHI
- a CDS encoding ABC transporter ATP-binding protein → MMEENVILSVKDLVVKFKLRGRILTAIRGISLDAYEGESLAIVGESGSGKSVFTKTFMGLLDKNGWVDFGSIEYKGKDITKYKTENDWIKIRGKEIAMVFQEPMTSLNPLKTIGKQVEETIILHQGLRGENARKAAVDILKDVGIPEPAKRYSQYPHEFSGGMRQRVVIAIAIACRPNILICDEPTTALDVTIQAQILELLKNLKRKYSLTIIYITHDLGVVANVADRIAVMYAGDVVEIGTCEEVFYNPQHPYTWALLSSLPQLGIKGKELYTIKGTPPNLFNEIKGDAFAPRNPRALKIDFIKKPPYFSVSPTHKVKTWLLDPRAPKVEPPESIKMLRSQWKVNNNGI
- a CDS encoding ATP-binding cassette domain-containing protein, producing the protein MEYNKREVLLEVNNLCIEFGRKKKNRFRAVDNVTFEIYKGETFGLVGESGSGKTTIGRAIMRLNETSKGDIIFKGHRINGKIGKEMDKELTKEIQMIFQDPMASLNERAKVDYIVSEGLYNIKNYKNEKERKEKVENALLDVGLIPEFASRFPHEFSGGQRQRIGIARALVMEPEFIIADEPISALDVSIRAQVLNLLSNLQKKKGLTYLFIAHDLSVVRFISDRIGVIRKGKIVELAETEELFQHPLHPYTQGLLSAIPLPDPVKEKHKILKVYDPKCHDYDKDKPEWVEIGRNHFVLANKREQEQYKKVLKEFN